A genomic window from Massilia sp. METH4 includes:
- a CDS encoding porin gives MDLRAGLVIAAMCAALLLSADATAQSATSQVTFGGTIDTYIGRQQLAGQASAATVSPSGLTTSFWSISAVEDLGGGFKAQAFLSAFMQPDTGSSGRYPGDAFLSRRASVGIAGAFGEISVGRMASPFFLTMVGFDPFAGGSLGPIFQHTYPGGQPLAAPMQVGDSSISNMINYQTPALHGIKLNASYGLSEQAGQGDNDRLGASLTYTNGPLAVAMAMERNKAQLDPGETRQDDAMLAAAYDFERGKGFLQIARHKKNSMDIEYWTSMVGATVPIGAGNLLVAWGRTRYEAAALRKNRSSTTVVYDYVLSRRTDIYLGLENDRITGASVGNSLFAGMRLRF, from the coding sequence ATGGACTTACGCGCCGGTCTGGTCATCGCCGCCATGTGCGCCGCTCTTCTCTTATCCGCCGACGCCACAGCGCAGTCGGCCACTTCGCAAGTAACGTTTGGCGGAACTATCGATACGTACATAGGACGCCAGCAGTTGGCCGGCCAGGCTTCCGCCGCCACGGTCAGCCCCAGTGGACTGACCACGTCGTTCTGGAGCATTTCAGCCGTCGAAGACCTGGGCGGCGGGTTCAAGGCGCAAGCTTTCCTGTCCGCATTCATGCAGCCCGATACGGGCAGTTCAGGGCGCTATCCCGGCGACGCGTTTTTGTCACGCCGTGCATCGGTCGGTATTGCCGGCGCCTTCGGCGAGATAAGCGTCGGCCGCATGGCATCGCCATTTTTCCTGACGATGGTGGGGTTCGATCCGTTCGCTGGCGGCTCGCTGGGTCCGATCTTCCAGCATACCTATCCAGGTGGACAGCCATTGGCGGCGCCGATGCAGGTCGGCGATTCGAGCATCAGCAACATGATAAACTATCAGACACCGGCGCTCCATGGGATCAAGCTGAATGCTTCTTACGGGTTAAGCGAGCAGGCCGGCCAAGGTGACAATGACCGCCTCGGCGCGAGCCTGACCTACACCAATGGCCCCTTGGCCGTTGCGATGGCGATGGAGCGCAACAAAGCCCAGCTTGATCCCGGCGAAACCAGGCAGGATGACGCCATGCTGGCTGCAGCCTACGACTTCGAAAGGGGCAAGGGATTCCTGCAAATAGCGAGGCACAAGAAAAATTCAATGGACATAGAGTACTGGACTTCCATGGTTGGCGCGACGGTTCCGATAGGCGCAGGCAACCTGCTGGTCGCCTGGGGAAGAACGCGCTACGAAGCTGCGGCGCTGAGAAAAAACCGCAGTAGTACGACTGTCGTGTACGACTACGTCCTGTCCCGACGAACCGACATCTATCTCGGACTGGAGAATGACCGGATCACGGGGGCGTCGGTCGGCAACAGCCTGTTCGCCGGCATGCGTCTCAGGTTTTAA
- the fdhA gene encoding formaldehyde dehydrogenase, glutathione-independent, whose translation MAENRGVVYIGQGKVEVQGIPFPKLEDPNGRKIEHGVILRVVSTNICGSDQHMVRGRTTAQTGLVLGHEITGEVLEVGRDVETLRIGDLVSVPFNVACGRCRTCKEQHTGVCLSVNPSRAGGAYGYVDMGGWIGGQSEFVMVPYADFNLLKFPDRDRAMVKIRDLTCLSDILPTGYHGAVTAGVGPGSTVYIAGAGPVGMAAAASARLLGAAVTIVGDVNPARLAHARAVGFETVDLSQDASLGEQIAQILGTPEVDCAIDCVGFEARGHGHAGAQHEAPATVLNSLMEITRAAGKIGIPGLYVTDDPGAVDTAAKSGSLSIRLGLGWAKSHSFHTGQTPVMKYNRALMQAILWDRINVAEIVNVQVISLDQAPQGYGEFDAGVAKKFVIDPHHMLSAA comes from the coding sequence ATGGCAGAAAATCGTGGTGTGGTGTATATCGGCCAGGGAAAGGTCGAAGTCCAGGGGATTCCCTTTCCGAAGCTGGAAGATCCGAACGGCAGGAAGATCGAACATGGCGTGATCCTGCGCGTGGTATCGACCAATATCTGCGGCTCGGACCAGCACATGGTGCGCGGCCGTACCACTGCCCAGACCGGCCTGGTGCTCGGCCATGAGATTACCGGCGAAGTCCTCGAGGTAGGCCGCGACGTGGAAACGCTGCGGATCGGCGACCTGGTCTCGGTGCCGTTCAACGTCGCCTGCGGCCGCTGCCGCACGTGCAAGGAACAGCATACCGGCGTGTGCCTGAGCGTGAACCCCTCGCGCGCGGGCGGCGCCTACGGCTATGTCGACATGGGCGGCTGGATCGGCGGGCAGTCCGAATTCGTGATGGTGCCTTATGCCGACTTCAACCTGCTCAAGTTCCCGGATCGCGACCGGGCGATGGTCAAGATCCGCGACCTTACTTGCCTGTCCGATATCCTGCCGACCGGCTACCACGGCGCGGTGACGGCAGGCGTCGGTCCGGGCAGCACCGTGTATATCGCCGGCGCTGGCCCTGTCGGCATGGCGGCGGCGGCCTCGGCACGCCTGCTGGGCGCGGCCGTGACGATCGTCGGCGACGTCAACCCGGCCCGCCTCGCGCACGCCAGGGCCGTGGGCTTCGAGACTGTCGACCTGTCGCAGGATGCTTCACTGGGCGAGCAGATCGCGCAGATCCTCGGCACGCCAGAAGTCGATTGCGCGATCGATTGCGTCGGTTTCGAGGCGCGTGGACACGGCCATGCGGGCGCGCAGCACGAAGCGCCGGCCACGGTGCTCAATTCGCTGATGGAGATCACCCGCGCTGCAGGCAAGATCGGCATTCCGGGCCTGTACGTGACCGATGATCCGGGCGCGGTCGATACGGCCGCGAAGAGCGGCAGCCTGTCGATCCGCCTGGGCCTGGGCTGGGCCAAGTCGCACAGCTTCCATACCGGCCAGACCCCGGTGATGAAGTACAACCGCGCGCTGATGCAGGCGATCCTGTGGGACCGCATCAATGTCGCTGAAATCGTCAACGTGCAGGTGATCAGCCTGGACCAGGCACCGCAGGGCTATGGGGAGTTCGACGCGGGCGTGGCGAAGAAGTTCGTCATCGACCCGCATCACATGCTCAGCGCAGCCTGA
- a CDS encoding SDR family oxidoreductase, protein MNDHVTSPLYCKVALVTGGAGGIGAAICTELARHGATVVVGYNRSAERALALAASLPTARARHAALPAPVTDSAALHRLATAIGERYGRCDILVNCAGTTSFVAHADLDGLDDGLIDSVLATNVRGPFAAVRALRPLLAAGGDGLVVNVSSIAAVTAMGSNVMYCASKAAVDNMTKSLARALAPAIRVVSVSPGLSDTDFVKSMAPEWHDEQARRTPLQRLADPREVALAVVALTTHLPFTTGAVIPVDGGRPLQ, encoded by the coding sequence ATGAATGACCATGTGACATCGCCGCTGTACTGCAAAGTCGCCCTGGTGACTGGTGGAGCTGGCGGGATCGGTGCGGCCATATGCACGGAATTGGCGCGTCATGGAGCCACGGTGGTGGTTGGCTACAACAGATCTGCCGAACGCGCCCTGGCCCTGGCGGCCAGCCTGCCGACCGCCAGGGCCAGGCACGCCGCCCTGCCCGCGCCGGTGACGGACAGCGCCGCCCTGCACCGCCTGGCAACGGCCATCGGCGAGCGTTATGGGCGCTGCGACATCCTGGTCAACTGCGCGGGCACTACCAGCTTCGTGGCACATGCGGACCTGGACGGCCTCGATGATGGGTTGATCGACAGCGTGCTGGCCACCAACGTGCGCGGACCATTCGCCGCGGTTCGCGCGCTGCGCCCACTGCTCGCCGCCGGCGGCGACGGACTGGTGGTGAACGTTTCGTCGATCGCCGCAGTCACCGCCATGGGCAGCAACGTGATGTACTGCGCCTCCAAGGCGGCGGTCGACAACATGACGAAATCGCTGGCACGTGCGCTGGCACCGGCAATACGCGTGGTGTCGGTGTCGCCGGGTTTGTCCGATACCGATTTCGTCAAGTCGATGGCCCCCGAATGGCATGACGAGCAGGCCCGGCGCACACCCCTGCAACGCCTGGCCGATCCGCGCGAGGTCGCGCTTGCGGTCGTGGCACTGACGACCCACCTGCCATTCACTACCGGTGCCGTGATTCCGGTCGATGGCGGCCGGCCCTTGCAGTGA